Proteins encoded within one genomic window of Streptomyces sp. NBC_01314:
- a CDS encoding macro domain-containing protein encodes MSGITYVRGDATVPLGKGVKVIAHVCNDMGGWGKGFVLALSRRWPEPEAAYRAWHRDRAHNDFGLGAARFVQVGPYTWVANLIGQHGTRTGSKGVPVRYEAIDTALGLLADKALGLDASVHMPRIGCGLAGGKWSRVEPLIAGRLVGRGISVTVYDHGG; translated from the coding sequence ATGTCGGGGATCACCTACGTCCGGGGGGACGCCACCGTGCCGCTGGGCAAGGGCGTCAAGGTCATCGCCCATGTCTGCAACGACATGGGCGGCTGGGGCAAGGGCTTCGTCCTCGCCCTGTCCCGCCGCTGGCCCGAGCCGGAGGCCGCCTACCGCGCCTGGCACCGCGACCGCGCGCACAACGACTTCGGACTCGGCGCCGCCCGGTTCGTCCAGGTCGGCCCCTACACCTGGGTCGCCAACCTGATAGGCCAGCACGGCACGCGCACCGGCAGCAAGGGAGTACCCGTCCGCTACGAGGCCATCGACACGGCCCTCGGCCTGCTCGCGGACAAGGCCCTGGGGCTGGACGCCTCGGTCCACATGCCCCGCATCGGCTGCGGGCTCGCGGGCGGCAAGTGGTCCCGGGTGGAGCCCCTGATAGCCGGCCGTCTGGTGGGGCGCGGGATATCGGTGACGGTGTACGAC